One Centropristis striata isolate RG_2023a ecotype Rhode Island chromosome 22, C.striata_1.0, whole genome shotgun sequence genomic window carries:
- the tigarb gene encoding fructose-2,6-bisphosphatase TIGAR B, translated as MFTFSLTLVRHGETQYNRDKLLQGQGVDTTLSETGAQQAEAVGLYLKDITFNNVFVSNLQRAVQTAEIILRNNTHCSGTEMLLEPLLRERGFGIAEGRPKEDLKNMANASGQACRDYTPPGGETLDQVRLRFKKFLKVLFKQMWDEHGQSGAVSSAGASGAGDAANGTTAASDGAPVRSADDGLQGVAVHALIVSHGAYIRVAVRHLVEDLKCSLPAGMKASHLFSPCPNTGVSRFTLTLSRAEAGPVLAAARCYFTNRKDHLETAAE; from the exons ATGTTTACATTCAGCTTAACGCTCGTGCGACA TGGGGAGACTCAGTACAACAGGGATAAGCTGCTGCAAG gtCAAGGTGTGGACACTACCTTGTCAGAAACAGGTGCTCAGCAGGCCGAGGCCGTGGGGCTTTATCTCAAAGACATCACATTCAACAACGTGTTTGTCAGTAACCTACAACGAGCCGTGCA GACAGCTGAAATAATTCTGAGGAACAACACTCACTGTTCTGGCACCGAGATGCTTCTGGAGCCGTTACTCAGAGAGCGG GGTTTCGGCATTGCTGAAGGACGTCCAAAAGAGGATCTGAAGAACATGGCCAACGCTTCTGGCCAGGCATGTCGGGACTACACGCCTCCAGGAGGAGAGACTTTAGACCAG GTGAGGCTGCGATTCAAAAAATTCCTCAAAGTCCTCTTCAAACAAATGTGGGACGAGCACGGACAGTCGGGAGCCGTTTCCTCTGCAGGAGCATCAGGAGCCGGAGACGCTGCAAACGGGACCACCGCCGCCTCAGACGGCGCTCCTGTCCGCTCGGCTGACGACGGCCTCCAGGGAGTGGCGGTCCACGCTCTGATCGTGAGCCACGGCGCTTACATCCGCGTCGCCGTCAGGCACCTTGTGGAGGACTTGAAGTGCTCTCTGCCTGCAGGGATGAAGGCGTCCCACCTGTTCTCGCCGTGTCCAAACACGGGCGTCAGCCGCTTCACCCTGACCCTGAGCCGGGCCGAGGCCGGCCCCGTGCTCGCCGCCGCTCGCTGCTACTTCACCAACAGGAAGGACCACCTGGAGACAGCTGCTGAATAG